In Vibrio atlanticus, the following proteins share a genomic window:
- a CDS encoding ABC transporter ATP-binding protein: protein MSEPLISIRNLCVDYITESGDVRACNNVSFDIAPGEVFGLAGESGCGKSTVAFSLMRLHKPPAYISGGEVIFNGENILEYSDDRMQAFRWSEMSMVFQSAMNALNPVLPMEEQFCDVIMRHTNMTREQAKQRAEGLLEIVDIHPSRLSDYPHQFSGGMRQRLVIAIALALNPKLIIMDEPTTALDVVVQREILQKIYALKEEFGFSILFITHDLSLMVEFSDRIGIMYSGELIEVANAQDILENPYHPYTKGLGSSFPPLTGPKTKLAGIPGNPLNLLEIPEGCRFQARCDRVHETCTKVPTKLRSIDPGHLSNCHLYGDPIVQRKL from the coding sequence ATGTCTGAACCACTAATTTCTATCCGCAATTTATGCGTGGATTACATCACAGAGTCTGGCGATGTACGTGCGTGTAACAACGTAAGTTTCGACATTGCTCCAGGTGAAGTATTCGGCCTAGCTGGTGAATCTGGCTGTGGTAAATCAACTGTTGCTTTCTCTCTTATGCGTCTGCATAAGCCGCCCGCTTACATCAGTGGTGGTGAGGTTATCTTCAATGGTGAGAACATCCTTGAATACAGTGATGACCGTATGCAAGCGTTCCGTTGGAGCGAGATGTCGATGGTATTCCAGAGTGCGATGAACGCACTCAACCCTGTATTACCAATGGAAGAGCAGTTCTGTGACGTAATTATGCGTCACACCAACATGACTCGTGAGCAAGCTAAGCAACGCGCTGAAGGTCTACTTGAAATCGTAGATATTCACCCGAGCCGATTGAGTGACTACCCTCACCAATTCTCTGGCGGCATGCGTCAGCGCTTGGTTATTGCTATCGCTTTAGCATTGAATCCAAAGCTGATCATTATGGATGAGCCAACGACCGCACTTGATGTGGTTGTTCAACGCGAAATCCTACAAAAGATCTATGCACTAAAAGAAGAGTTTGGCTTCTCGATTCTGTTCATCACTCATGACTTGTCATTGATGGTCGAGTTCTCTGACCGTATCGGCATCATGTACTCAGGTGAGCTTATCGAAGTTGCCAATGCTCAAGATATTCTAGAAAACCCTTACCACCCTTATACCAAAGGGCTGGGAAGTTCTTTCCCTCCACTGACAGGGCCAAAGACAAAACTAGCGGGTATTCCGGGCAACCCTCTGAACTTGTTAGAAATTCCTGAAGGGTGTCGTTTCCAAGCTCGTTGTGATCGTGTACATGAAACGTGTACCAAGGTGCCAACCAAGCTGCGTTCTATCGACCCGGGACATTTGTCTAACTGCCACCTGTACGGTGACCCAATAGTACAAAGGAAGCTATAG
- a CDS encoding ABC transporter ATP-binding protein, which translates to MSKDFGQLLVEGKNVVKDFPISSTTIQTPMMRAINDVSFKMYKSRGLAVVGESGSGKSTTAKMIAKMYAPSGGTIEYKGRDIQEISSRKDLMHYREGVQMVWQDPFGSLNPTHNIFHHIARPLLIHKKVSPGNKKELQERVYDLLEQVGLVPPQATAEKYPHQLSGGQRQRVNLARNIAVGAEVVLADEPTSMLDVSIRAGVLNLMEEMKFEKQMSLLYITHDIATARYIAEDLSVMYVGHMVEWGDTDDVIANPQHPYTQLLVSAVPDPKKSIHEQLAGNKGEIPLWTPVSAGCPFAGRCTHAMDKCKEQLPGVTQLADNHFVRCYLHES; encoded by the coding sequence ATGAGCAAAGATTTCGGTCAATTATTGGTAGAAGGCAAGAATGTCGTAAAAGACTTCCCAATAAGCAGTACCACAATTCAAACCCCAATGATGCGTGCGATTAACGACGTATCATTCAAGATGTATAAAAGTCGCGGCCTAGCTGTGGTTGGTGAGTCAGGTTCAGGCAAATCAACAACAGCAAAAATGATCGCAAAAATGTACGCGCCTTCGGGCGGTACGATCGAATACAAAGGTCGTGATATCCAAGAGATCTCAAGCAGAAAAGATCTTATGCACTACCGTGAAGGCGTGCAGATGGTATGGCAAGACCCGTTTGGTTCCCTGAACCCAACACATAACATCTTTCACCACATAGCTCGACCATTGTTGATCCACAAAAAAGTATCTCCGGGCAACAAGAAAGAGTTACAGGAACGTGTGTACGATCTTCTAGAGCAAGTTGGCTTAGTGCCACCACAAGCAACGGCAGAAAAGTACCCTCATCAACTCTCTGGTGGTCAGCGTCAACGTGTCAACCTAGCCCGTAACATTGCAGTTGGTGCAGAAGTTGTATTAGCCGATGAACCAACATCGATGCTTGATGTATCGATTCGTGCTGGTGTTTTGAACCTGATGGAAGAAATGAAGTTTGAGAAACAAATGTCTCTACTTTACATCACCCACGATATCGCAACCGCTCGTTACATTGCTGAAGATCTTTCAGTGATGTACGTAGGACACATGGTGGAATGGGGCGATACCGATGATGTGATTGCTAACCCTCAGCATCCTTACACCCAACTGCTTGTTTCTGCGGTTCCAGATCCTAAAAAATCGATCCACGAACAACTCGCAGGCAACAAAGGTGAGATCCCTCTTTGGACACCAGTCTCAGCAGGTTGCCCATTTGCAGGCCGTTGCACTCATGCAATGGACAAGTGTAAAGAGCAGTTACCAGGGGTTACGCAGTTAGCTGATAACCACTTTGTGCGTTGTTACCTACACGAAAGTTAA